One window of the Pyxicephalus adspersus chromosome 5, UCB_Pads_2.0, whole genome shotgun sequence genome contains the following:
- the LOC140331069 gene encoding tubulin beta-2B chain: MREIVHIQAGQCGNQIGAKFWEVISDEHGIDPTGSYHGDSDLQLERINVYYNEATGNKYVPRAILVDLEPGTMDSVRSGPFGQIFRPDNFVFGQSGAGNNWAKGHYTEGAELVDSVLDVVRKESESCDCLQGFQLTHSLGGGTGSGMGTLLISKIREEYPDRIMNTFSVMPSPKVSDTVVEPYNATLSVHQLVENTDETYCIDNEALYDICFRTLKLTTPTYGDLNHLVSATMSGVTTCLRFPGQLNADLRKLAVNMVPFPRLHFFMPGFAPLTSRGSQQYRALTVPELTQQMFDSKNMMAACDPRHGRYLTVAAIFRGRMSMKEVDEQMLNVQNKNSSYFVEWIPNNVKTAVCDIPPRGLKMSATFIGNSTAIQELFKRISEQFTAMFRRKAFLHWYTGEGMDEMEFTEAESNMNDLVSEYQQYQDATADEQGEFDEEEGEDEA; encoded by the exons ATGCGTGAAATCGTGCACATCCAGGCTGGCCAGTGTGGAAACCAGATCGGTGCTAAG ttttgggaAGTTATCAGTGATGAGCATGGTATTGATCCCACTGGCAGTTACCATGGTGACAGTGACCTGCAACTGGAAAGAATCAATGTGTATTACAATGAAGCCACTG GAAATAAATATGTACCACGCGCAATCCTTGTGGATTTGGAACCTGGAACAATGGATTCCGTAAGATCTGGACCATTTGGACAAATATTCAGACCAGACAACTTTGTATTTG gacaGAGTGGTGCTGGAAATAACTGGGCCAAAGGTCATTACACAGAAGGTGCCGAGTTGGTGGATTCAGTTCTAGATGTAGTAAGGAAAGAATCTGAAAGCTGCGACTGCCTACAGGGTTTTCAGTTGACCCATTCTCTGGGTGGTGGCACTGGTTCTGGCATGGGTACACTACTTATCAGCAAAATTAGAGAAGAGTACCCAGACAGAATCATGAATACATTTAGTGTGATGCCTTCACCCAAAGTCTCAGACACCGTTGTTGAACCATATAACGCCACCCTCTCTGTACATCAGTTGGTAGAAAACACAGATGAAACCTATTGCATAGACAATGAAGCCCTCTATGATATCTGCTTCCGCACTTTAAAACTAACGACACCAACTTACGGTGACCTCAATCATCTGGTGTCCGCTACAATGAGTGGGGTTACAACCTGCCTTCGTTTCCCAGGCCAGCTGAATGCAGATTTGCGAAAACTGGCTGTTAACATGGTGCCTTTCCCACGACTGCACTTTTTTATGCCCGGATTTGCTCCACTTACTAGCCGTGGAAGTCAGCAATACCGTGCCCTGACAGTGCCAGAACTAACGCAGCAAATGTTCGATTCCAAGAACATGATGGCAGCCTGTGATCCACGACATGGACGCTACCTCACAGTGGCCGCTATTTTCCGTGGAAGAATGTCCATGAAGGAAGTTGATGAGCAGATGCTTaatgtccaaaataaaaacagcagctaTTTTGTTGAATGGATTCCCAACAATGTGAAGACGGCTGTGTGTGACATTCCACCTCGAGGCCTCAAAATGTCTGCCACCTTTATTGGCAACAGTACTGCAATTCAAGAGCTGTTCAAGAGAATCTCAGAGCAGTTCACAGCTATGTTCCGCCGCAAAGCTTTCTTGCATTGGTACACTGGTGAAGGAATGGATGAGATGGAATTCACTGAAGCTGAAAGCAACATGAATGACTTGGTGTCAGAGTACCAACAATATCAAGATGCCACAGCTGATGAACAAGGAGAATTCGATGAGGAAGAAGGAGAAGATGAAGCCTGA